The window TCTGTCTTAATAAATTTGCTTAATGTTCTTTTTTGAATATGATACCAccactttttagtttttataatcTCTCTTACTAAATACCCCTTTATTTAGATTACAAATTAGTTTgaggaaataaaaaaatttaatgaaaattaaactcaaaaCTTTACGAGAAAAGACGTATTTGCTCTAACCGAACGGTACTAAAAATTAGAGTACCTCATATTAGTAATGACGAATGTAGTGATGAGCGGCATATACAACTCATACAAGCAATGACTCTCGGACACACTCTAACACCAGAAAATGTCGAAAGAGATCTCTCCTTTCATTCTCTGCTCAATTCGCAATCCACTTCAATCTTTTTGAACCATACAATAATTTGGTGGTTTGTGTAAACCTATCTGATTAATTTCTGGATTCTTCTTCTTTGTTTGTTGTGCAGGGATTTATGGGCTTCCTCTGTTAATCTTTCAGAGGGTTTCCTTTGTCTGCTTTGGCAATTATATCATCCTTTGTGTAGGTGATTCTTCTGAATATTCTCCCATTATCTTATCCATTTctttatttgaaatttgaatgCTTTCTTTGCTTAAGTTCATCAATTAGCTTTTTTGCACCTCTTGTAGAAAGTTGTCTTTTTCACAATTCACAGTTTGTTTTTGGGTGAactgaatttttgtttgatgatGTTTATATTGTGAGATATACATCAAATGGGGTGGAAGAGGTCTCATGGATGCCTTTTTGGAGTGGTGGTGAAAGCAATGATTTTGCTCTTGGAACAAGGCTATGTGTAATTTAGAGAAACATTGTAATTGAACTTTAATATGAACGTTATGTAGCAATTATTTTTGCTTCTGTGTTCTGCTTTCCTTATCATTCTGAAGTATTTTGTTGGGTTAGTTAGGTTAAGCATCAATAGAAATAAATTGTGATTTGAACTTCATTCCTTTCTAAAACTACCGATTGCCTAtttggtaggtggtattaaatggtggtaatgagaatgaaaattagtgtaattttgattgaaaaatctcttgctatcttgatggtcatgcttatccaacttcaatcatctcatttcaTCATAAATTTTATTCCGGTGCATTACTACTAAGAGAGatgatattaggtggtaatggaaatttgtaaacaaaaaattttgtttgtgatcaaagtttcatcattATCATGGTGACATGAAACTTTTTGATGCTATAAATCATTTCAATTACCAACATTAAGTATCATTAACCAAAACGGGTCGTAAATGGTTTTTAGTGATTGGTGAACATCTGACCTTTGGATAATGATATCTGTGTCATGTTTTGGGCTACTTAAAGAGGGCTCATTGAATCTCATGAACATCAAAAGCATTCCATTGGTGGCAttgctttttctggtttttgAGAGGGGGGGAGGCTCTAGGTGGTCTGGCTGTAATAGGAGCAGTGAGTCAGCGTGTATTAAGGCTCCGCATCACGGTCATAGATGTTGAATAAAATAGCCAAGTTTCATACCTACCACTTTCTAGAAAGAAGTGTTTAAGTGTGCATACCCATTTTAGATTGTTGAGGATCTAAGATACTCGAAAACTGAGATGCAATGCAGAGTTCGAGTAATATAAATGTTGTCTATGTAGGTTTAAGCAGTTCAGTCTCATGACATGTATTTATGAGAGTTCCAATAATAGTCTTGTGATGTTTGAAACTGGAGATTGCTATTGTAAGATATTATAAGCATTTCCTTACACTTGTAACCTACACTAATTTGGAGTTAGAGCACTTCTATGTGAGAGTACTTTTTTAGTGGGGTCAGCTAGTCTCAAGAGCATTTTATTAATAAGGACTTTTCTATATGAAAGTCAGCATTCTAGATGATGCCATTCCATGGAGTGAGTTGGATGATGCCTAGATTTTTCAAGTGCCGATGAATTGAAAATCTTGCCTCAATGTGGCATGTCCACCACGTAAAATCTTGATTGCTCATATGACCGATTTAGCATTGCTCTAAGCTAATTTCTAAATCTTAGATGGCTTTAGATCTCAAACCTGTATAGCAGTTGACAACTGGAGAAATATTGGATCTTGTGATATATTGAGAGATTGTAACCTATAGCTTAATCTAGAAATTATGTCGTGTCACGTGTGTCATTAAATTGTTCACCGTATAAACAAACTTTGCATTCAGTATTTGTGTGCAAGTTTGGAATAGGTTATGTATTTAAGTTTATGATTTCTAACATTCATTTTTATCTTGGGACTGCAAATTTGCGACCTGAAGGCTCATATATCATGGTTCAACCATGCTAAAAGTGCATGTTGGGAGAGCTATTGGCCCATGCTTAAATTACTTGGCAAACCAAGCATTTCATGATTATAATCTTGCAACGACTACAAATGTCACACCATTACTCAGCCCTCTAAGTTTTTCTAGTCAACAAAGCATTTCCGGTATTGAAGGCCTGCGAAAATGCTTTCGTTCCAAGCAAGTCAATGGGCGATCCAAAAGTGCTTCTTTCCCCCTGGACACTGTCACTAAGAGGTGGCTGGTATGCATAGTTCATCTGTTCAAGAAATTTCCTGCATGTCTGGTTTTAATGGCTGACCATTATTCATCTGCGCACTTGCAGTGCCAGTCTCTAGATCCAGTATCCTCAGATGATGaatataattcatcaacaaaaattgCTGTCAGCTTATTTAAACGATACCGAAATGCGGTTGATCGTGGTGGGACTGATAATCTGAAGGTTACacgtatttttttcttttctattcaTTGCTTTTCACTATTCACTCTTAATTTTTATGAGGGGATGGCGTTCCCATTAAATTTCAATGTGTGCATTGATGGTATAGGAGTTTATTAAAGCTGGAGTAAATGCATATGCATTAGGTTGCACTGATGAAAGTTTGAGGAAAGAGCTAATCTGTATGATGGAAACTGGAATCAAAATAGAAGCAATGAAAGACTATGGGGGAAGCACCAGCCTAAAGTCCAAAATATTATCTAAGGAAGTGAGTTGTGCGTACTGCGTACCTTATCGCCTTGAACTAGTCATTTCTATTTCTAAACATTAATGATTGATGTATACTAGTGACACTAGTGTATAGCTTGTACTAGATGAgctttactatttttttataatcattttccaatcttttttattatttatgtgtGCTAAACTTAGGCAGCTATACGTCCTGATTGGTGAGGTTGGTTTTGCTTGCGTTGCTTAGGGTTTAGATCACTTGTAGGTTTGACTATTTGTTTCCCGCTGGAATATGCTCCGTGCTCGGTCATGTCATGACCGCAAATTGTTGATTTGGGGTCACCTTCTGGTCAACCGAAGAGAAAAAACCCAGCTTTACTCCTACTACAAGTGACTATGATTCTAACCTTTCTCTGCTTGAACCTAAagtagaatttttattttagagttAAAATGATTTGAACATAGTATTTGTTCCTATTTCGATTCTTTTTATCTACATTGTTGGTCTATCCAAATTGCTCTATTTGCCTTACTGATGTTTAGTGTTTTAAAAATGATCGAAGAAGCTTGGACGAATGGTCCTATATTAAACAAAACAACGGGTCTGAGTTGTTTTGTTAAATATGATTTGGTAATTTTCAGATTGTTGGCACTTATATCATCCTTGAATACTGTTTTATTTGCATAGTTATCTAGTTGTGTCTTGATTCGGATGGGTTTTTGCCGAGCTTTGCCTAGTTTTCCTTGAGgacttttatttttctctctttcttaTCTTTTATGGGGTGTTTGATTAAGAGAATAAGATTGACGTATAAgaatttgttattttcattcAGTTGACCATATTTGAGCTGATGCTTGCTGATTTATACTTTCTTTTGTGCATATGTAAGCTTAGTTTCAGGCTATGATCTGCATTGCAGCTCTAGTTGATCAATTGGAAGTACTTTATTCACCGAAACCACCATAAGGTGTCACAAGTAATACCAGAGTACTACACCCTTCTAATATAACCATCGATACAATGGCTTGGACTGTCTTTTAAATCTTTGAGATCAATTTTCAGTTCCTGCATTTTCTCTTGAACAAAGCATAACTTGAAATCACCCCCTCCCCCCGAGTTAGCCCTCTCTCCCCAAAAGTACGATGTTATCTTATGTTTGTTGCTCCGTGTCATATGCAGGTTGATGAGTGCATTCTATGGCTGAGTATTATATTCATCACCATCTTGTGTACACCACAACCAACAATAGTTAGATGGTCCGCGTCACCTCCTGTTTCTGAAGATGTTTTACACCAATGGAAAGGCTTTTGTGGAATTATTGCGAATGCGTACTTTCTAAAAGGAATGGCGTGGTAAGTGATCTATTTTATAATCAGTTTTGTACCGTAgcagtgaaacataattcgttaattaattcgccttttgaattcgcgattcgttaaaaatggtttaaaaatagcctaaaaccaaTCATAATTCACCTTTTTCGATTCACGATTCACGAGttgattagcgaatcatgtgacactgtaCCATAGTAAGTAATAATGCTGAGCAGCTGCATGTATTTAATTGAAAACCATTAAATTTGATTCCTTTTTTTCCTCTGTTGtcaatattcattgattttTGTCTGAAATATATTTGGGTTGCTGGCGATACCCTTGCCGGCTTTCTTTTTGGTCATAATGACATCGGGTTATGGAATGTTGTTAGTGTTATTGAGGCTTTTTTTTCATGGCTGAAGGCTACCTGTGAAGATTCTTCAATTAGAGCAGATGGCTGTGGCGGGTCATGCAGAAGAACCTTCTGTTGTCGCGAGTAGAATGAGTTTAATATTCAGTACCCTTGAGGTGAGTCTTCCTGTACCCGTCTTCCTTTCCTATGTTTTTGCCTTCTTCAATTTGAAATTATTCCATATACATAGATCCTAGAAGACTTTATCGCGCTGAAAAATGAATTTCCCACATTGTCCTGAAAGCTGCTACCCCGACCTGCTAGCTGaattagaaactaaatagtttaAACATATATCTACCGAGCCCTTCATCTCTAGTGACTCTTTTCGTTGATCCTTAATTGCAACTAGGAGTGTTCGTTGATCCTTAAACAAATATGGGCCGGGTTGGATAAGGGCCCTTTAAACATAATATGGGGTTTAAATGAGCCGGTCTTTGCAACATACTGTCAACAATAACTATATCACTAAATTTTGTTGTCATCATCTGTGTGCATAATGGGGTGAGGAATAAAAAAAGCGCAAGCTCATCAGGGTTTGGTTGGTGCAGGTGGTTAGTCCACAATGGCCGCGGGAGTAGTTTGACGACTGAGTTGCCTATATTTTGGTTACTTAATTGTTGAATGGCAAAACATGTA of the Amaranthus tricolor cultivar Red isolate AtriRed21 chromosome 6, ASM2621246v1, whole genome shotgun sequence genome contains:
- the LOC130814464 gene encoding uncharacterized protein LOC130814464, translated to MLKVHVGRAIGPCLNYLANQAFHDYNLATTTNVTPLLSPLSFSSQQSISGIEGLRKCFRSKQVNGRSKSASFPLDTVTKRWLCQSLDPVSSDDEYNSSTKIAVSLFKRYRNAVDRGGTDNLKEFIKAGVNAYALGCTDESLRKELICMMETGIKIEAMKDYGGSTSLKSKILSKEVDECILWLSIIFITILCTPQPTIVRWSASPPVSEDVLHQWKGFCGIIANAYFLKGMAWLPVKILQLEQMAVAGHAEEPSVVASRMSLIFSTLEVVSPQWPRE